The Candidatus Melainabacteria bacterium RIFOXYA2_FULL_32_9 genomic sequence TAAATTAATGCAGAAAAACTGGATCGGCAAGTCTTATGGAACTGTATTAAAATTTAAAGTTGCTGAACTTGATAATGTAGAAATTCCTGTATTCACAACAAGACCAGATACCGTTTTTGGCGTAAGTTATCTCGTAGTTGCGCCTGAATATCCTTTAATAGATCAATTAATTACTGAAGAAAACAAAGAAAAAGTATATGACTATACAGAAAATGCTAAAAGAATTAGTGAACTGGAAAGAACATCAGCAGAAAGGGAAAAAACAGGGGTTCCTTTAGGAACACATGTGATAAACCCATTTAACGGCAAAAAGGTTCCAATTTGGACTGGTGATTATGTGCTTGTAGAATATGGAACCGGGGCTGTAATGGGTGTACCTGCTCATGATGTGAGAGATTTTGACTTTGCTAAAAAATATAGCCTTCCAATTATTGAAGTTATAAAAGATCCAAATAAAAAAGAAGAAAGACCTCTTACAGAAGCTTATGTTGAAACAGGTGTAATGGTTGATTCAGGTGAATTTACCGGTTTAGACAGTGAAACAGGTAAAGAAAAAATTACTAAATGGGCCCAGCAAAATAATGCGGGTCATAGCCAGGTTCAATATAGATTAAGAGACTGGCTTATAAGCAGACAAAGATATTGGGGCGCTCCTATTCCAATAATTTACTGCGAAGAATGTGGTATTGTTCCTGTTCCCGATGACCAGCTTCCTGTACTGTTACCTGAAGACGTCGATTTTAAAGTTCAGGGTAAATCACCAATAGCTACATCAAAAACTTTCGTAAATACCACATGCCCGAAATGTAATAAACCAGCTAAGCGTGAAACCGATACAATGGACACATTCATTTGTAGCAGCTGGTATTACCTGAGATATATCGATCCACGCAATGACCAAAAAATATTCGACTCAAATCTGGTTAACAAGTGGATGAATGTTGATCAATATGTGGGCGGCGTTGAGCATGCAATTTTACACCTTTTATACTCAAGATTCTTTGTAAAAGTATTAAAAGATCGTGGATTAGTTAATTTCGATGAACCATTTGAAAATCTTTTAACACAAGGAATGGTATTAAAAGATGGTGCAAAAATGAGTAAATCAAAAGGTAACACTGTTGATCCCGATGATATTTTCCAAAATTACGGCGCTGATACAGCAAGATTATTTATATTAAGCGATTCTCCTCCAGAAAGAGACCTTGACTGGTCTGATACAGGAGTGGAAGGCTGCTATAAATTCTTACACAGAGTATGGCGTCTAATCAAAAATTCTCAAGAAAACATAATTTTTGATTATCAGGAACCTGATCCTAAAGCTCTTACCAAAGAGAACAGTGATTTATTAAGAGAAACACATAAGACAATCAAGAGAATCACGCTGGATATTAGTAATGAATTCCAATTCAACACAGCAGTAAGCAAATGCAGAGAATTTGTAAACTACATATATGATTACGTAAACAATAAAGAATCTTACACTGATGAAGATAAAACTGTTTTAAGTAAAGCAATAATGACATTAATAAAACTCATGTCACCAATAGCACCCCATATGACAGAAGAAATATGGCATGATTTTGGCGGCAGGGAATCTATACATTTAACAAATTGGCCTGAGTACGATGAATCTCTTACTATTTCAGAAGAAATTGAGATTGTTGTACAAGTAAATGGTAAAGTTAGAGAAAAATTGCCTATGCCTGTAAATTCTACAAATGAAGAAATAGAAGCTACAGCAAAATCAAATCCTAAAGTGCAATCATATATTCAGGATAAAGAGATTATCAAAGTAATCATTGTACCTAACAGACTAATTAATATAGTTATTAAGTAATTTAACCTAGTGCTACTCTGTTCCAAAAAATTATGATGAAGGGGGTATATTATTGGAGGAGCCTATGCACCATGTCAATTTGAAGGTGACCTTGTCACTTATTTAAGTCATCAATTATTCCAGTGAGGACTTAATTATGTGCATTAGCACCGACGGAAATAATTTACCCCTTTCAATACTCATAAAACTTATGAAACGGTCCAGTACTTTGTTTCAAAAATTATGCAAATAGCTTTAGGAGGCTTTATGACTGTAGAAATAAAATACTTAGGTCACAGCGCTTTTCTTATAATTCATAATGATCATTCTATACTTATCGACCCTTTTCTGGTAAACAGTCCCATATCAGTTAATGAGTTAAATGTGCAGGATATTTTATTGACTCACGCTCACGGAGATCATCTGGGAGACAGTATAGAAATATCAAAAGAAAAAAATGCCACTATTACAGCAATATTTGAACTTGCTAATTACTGTTCTTCACAAGGGGTAAATGCTAATGGTGTAAATCTTGGCGGTAAAGTTCCTTTTTCCTGGGGATATGCATACTGGCTACCTGCTTCTCACAGTAGTAGTACTCCAGAAGGAAATTATGGCGGATCACCTGCAAGTATATTATTAAATATCAAGGGAGTTTCTATCTATCATGCCGGAGATACAGGGCTACATTATG encodes the following:
- a CDS encoding leucine--tRNA ligase codes for the protein MREQYIPQEIERKWQKNWAENNIYHTSNESDKPKYYALSMFPYPSGKLHMGHVRNYTITDVIARFKQMKGFNVLHPMGWDSFGLPAENAAIQSGKNPADWTLSNIDYMKDQLKTLGLSYDWDREIATCKPDYYKWTQWLFLEFYKAGLAYKKEAGVNWCPGCATVLANEQVEEGLCWRCSSTVDKKKLSQWFLKITDYAEQLLQDLDKLTGWPEKVKLMQKNWIGKSYGTVLKFKVAELDNVEIPVFTTRPDTVFGVSYLVVAPEYPLIDQLITEENKEKVYDYTENAKRISELERTSAEREKTGVPLGTHVINPFNGKKVPIWTGDYVLVEYGTGAVMGVPAHDVRDFDFAKKYSLPIIEVIKDPNKKEERPLTEAYVETGVMVDSGEFTGLDSETGKEKITKWAQQNNAGHSQVQYRLRDWLISRQRYWGAPIPIIYCEECGIVPVPDDQLPVLLPEDVDFKVQGKSPIATSKTFVNTTCPKCNKPAKRETDTMDTFICSSWYYLRYIDPRNDQKIFDSNLVNKWMNVDQYVGGVEHAILHLLYSRFFVKVLKDRGLVNFDEPFENLLTQGMVLKDGAKMSKSKGNTVDPDDIFQNYGADTARLFILSDSPPERDLDWSDTGVEGCYKFLHRVWRLIKNSQENIIFDYQEPDPKALTKENSDLLRETHKTIKRITLDISNEFQFNTAVSKCREFVNYIYDYVNNKESYTDEDKTVLSKAIMTLIKLMSPIAPHMTEEIWHDFGGRESIHLTNWPEYDESLTISEEIEIVVQVNGKVREKLPMPVNSTNEEIEATAKSNPKVQSYIQDKEIIKVIIVPNRLINIVIK
- a CDS encoding metal-dependent hydrolase produces the protein MTVEIKYLGHSAFLIIHNDHSILIDPFLVNSPISVNELNVQDILLTHAHGDHLGDSIEISKEKNATITAIFELANYCSSQGVNANGVNLGGKVPFSWGYAYWLPASHSSSTPEGNYGGSPASILLNIKGVSIYHAGDTGLHYDLKMIGEVYKPDIALLPIGSYYTMGINEAVIAAKWLGSSKVIPIHYNTFPIIQANPEEFKAKIESETKSNCIILKPGELYSV